The DNA window TTTATATTGTCAAAGCAGTGCTCGAAGTGCTCGTGCAGCAATGTTTTTAAAGAAAAAAGGCTATACACAAATTCACCAGCTTCAAGGCGGTTTCCGCGGTTGGACTGGCAAGATTAAATCCAAATAATACATAAGGTTCTTCTATTTCAGAGGAACCTTTTTTGTTAGAGAAGAAAGTTTAAACTTCTTCCGTACTTAGTTAGTACTAGTCTCCTATCGCCTTGCGCTTTTCTTATTGAATCATCCCACTTTTGGAGGTACTGCATGCACAAGCATATTTTATTTTCCCACAATGAAGATTTCAGACATTCCCATCCGAACTATGAAGACTACGCAATTGTCTCTAAACGAGCTATTAATTTCTTAAAAGAACGTCGTCTCGGCAATTGGCAAGCTATCGATATTGGAGAGTCCATTTTGCAACTGGATAGTAATTTATTAGAAATGATGGAGAACCATCTCATAACGTATGAAGTATTAGCGTCCATATTCGAAACGAAAACTCAGGGCAAAATAACAAGTAAATCACAATTGTCGATTGAAAGCAAATTAGAGATTGTGGAAACGTTCGATAATAATCTCATCTTTTTTCCAGAATATGATGTAGCTATGACACTTGTCTTTAATTATTCTGGTGGTAACACTTGGCCAGAATATCATTTTTTTGCAACTTCTACCGAAACCGCTCTTGCTTTTCTGAAAGAAATTAATGAAAAGATGCGTCAATTACTAATGCAATCCGTTACGTATTTGGTTGATACTGAACATGGAGTACAACGTAGAAAATATGGGGAACAAGCATCGGTAAATAGAGAAGATGTATTACTAGACGAAAGTATTAAACAGGATATTTTCCGTTCCATTGATGAATTTTTTAAGGAAGAGGGACATTTTTTTAAAGAGTATGGTCTCCCATATAAACGTGGTATTTTACTATACGGGTCACCTGGCAATGGAAAAACTACTTTAGTTAAATCCATAACAGGCTCAACAAAAGCTCCTGTTGTGTATTGGCAAATTACCGAATTCACTGGCAGTCATTCTGTACAAGAAGTGTTTGGAATTGTCACGAGATTAGCACCTGCCATATTAGTAATCGAGGATATTGATTCAATGCCAGAATACACTCGTTCTGTCTTTTTAAACACGCTAGACGGCGCTCAATCAAGAGAAGGATTATTTATCATCGGTACAACTAATTACCCTCAGAAAATCGATCCTGCGCTTATTAATCGTGCTGGCCGATTTGATCGGGCCTATGAAATACCTTCCCCTTCTGAAAAAGTTCGAGAAAGCTATTTACACAAATTGGATATCAAGCAAATTTTTACAGACGAACAACTTGTCGATATGGCCAAACGTACAAAAGGTCTTTCTATGTCACAGTTAAATGAGCTCTATATGTCTGTTGCTTTGAATTGGCATTACGACGGAAAGCTAGCCTACGAAAAACGTATCGAGGAACTACTCAAGCAGAATAAGCGATCAATCAAGAATGAATGGGATAAAGATGAGCATTCTATTGGATTTTAAAAAGTAAGAAAAGCGCAAGCGCCCTCTAAGTACAAAACCTGTCTTGTATCGTTTTCGGAGATCTTTGAACAGACTTATTGCTATATCACTACCGATTGATTTTTTAGAGAGGCTGGTCGTGACTAACGTCACGACCAGCCTCTCTTTTCTCGGTAATCTTATGGCGTTTGCCTGTCCGTCGCCTCATTCAACAGTACGAATAAGGTTAAGATCTTTTTGAATAATGAGTGAAAAGATGCTTCCTACCCTTTTAAAAAGGAGGTTGTTATATTAGTCACCTTCCTCCTATGGTATTAAGATAAACAGAGTAGTAAATTTGTCGTTTTTATGAGAAGTTCGAGCGTATGCTTCTCGTTTCTTGTCATAGTTTAAATAACAGTTCCAAAATAAGTGCAGCAAAAGGGAGCCATATTGCAAATGCAAAATGTACATAATATTCTTTTGAGTGTTTGGCATGCTTTTTTACCATATATCCTCTGTAAGCATACAAAACAGACATAAAAAGAAATAGCCATATTCCTAAAGGAATGGGATTTAGCGGACGATATATCCCATTTTCCAATTCTGAGATACTTGCAAATAGTATCCCGACAAGAGCAATAAACAAAAGAACTCCCTCCACGATCACCTGGTCAGAGTTAAATCGTTTCGTATACTTAAGCTTCTTTGGTAAATGATATTTCTTTTTGACAAACCTATCTAAAATAAAAATACTAGCTAATATTAAACAGCTTAAAAAAATCTTAACCCAAAAGATGTTCTACCACCCTTTCTTCAACAGCATATGTTGAAAAGTAAGTACTCTAAAAATAACTCTATGATTCCCCTAAATTAGCGTGCGTGTTAATTCAGCTGAACTTTTCACGCTCTTCCCCCACTTGCTCCCTAGTCAACTTCACTATCCTTTTTATACGGTAAATTGTTAGGAAAGTTTCAAATTTGTTAATTTTTTCAACATAATCATTACTTTTGGATTTCTACGATATAAAAAAGCGCGATCCATATTAGGATCGCGCTTTTTACTTTATGCTTTTGTGTAACGTAATACTGGTTTACGCGCAGCTTTTGTCTCGTCTAATCGATTAATAACCGTTGTGTGTGGTGCATGTTGAACGATTTCTGGGTTTTCTTCTACCTCTTTTGCAATTTGAATCATCGCATCACAGAAAGCGTCTAATGTTTCTTTAGATTCTGTTTCGGTTGGTTCGATCATCATACCTTCCTCTACATTCAATGGGAAGTAGATTGTTGGTGGATGGTATCCGAAATCAAGAAGACGTTTTGCTATATCAAGTGTACGAACGCCTAATTTCTTTTGACGACGACCACTTAGAACGAACTCATGCTTACAATGACGATTGTATGGCAGATCGTAATACGCTTCTAAACGTCTCATCATATAGTTTGCATTTAATACTGCATACTCGGTAACTGCTTTTAGACCATCTGGACCCATTGAACGAATGTATGTGTAAGCACGAACATTAATTCCAAAGTTTCCGTAGAATGGTTTTACGCGACCAATCGTTTGTGGACGATTGTATTCGAACGTATATTTGTCATCTTCTTTAACAAGTACTGGACTTGGTAAGAACGGAATTAGGTCAGCTTTAACTCCAACTGGACCAGAACCTGGACCACCACCGCCGTGAGGACCTGTAAATGTCTTATGCAAGTTTAAGTGAACACAGTCAAAGCCCATGTCTCCAGGACGTGCCTTAGACATTACAGCGTTTAAGTTAGCTCCATCATAATAAAGCTTACCTCCAACACCGTGGATGATTTCTGCTAATTCTAAAATGCTTTCTTCAAATAAACCTAATGTATTTGGATTAGTCAGCATTAGAGCAGCTGTATCAGGACCAGCAACACGACGTAAGTCTTCTAAATCTACTAAACCATTTTCATCTGATTTAACCGTAATAGTTTCAAAACCTGCGACAGTCGCTGATGCAGGATTTGTACCATGAGCAGAGTCAGGAACAATTACTTTTGTACGGTGCGTATCGCCATTTGCTTCATGGAATGCACGGATCATCATAAGCGCTGTCCATTCACCATGTGCTCCAGCAGCTGGTTGAAGCGTTACTTCATCCATACCAGTAATTTCTACTAAAGATTGTTGCAATTCATACATTAATTCCATTGCACCTTGTACAGAAGACTCATCTTGTAGCGGGTGAATGTTAGCAAATCCAGGGAAACGAGCAACTGATTCGTTTATTTTTGGATTGTACTTCATCGTACAAGATCCAAGTGGATAAAATCCTGAATCTACCCCGTGGTTACGGTTAGATAAAGCTGTATAGTGACGCATAATATCAAGCTCAGATACTTCCGGTAATTCTGCTTCTTCTTCGCGAAGCATACCTTGTGGTAATAGAGTAGCTAGATCTACTTCTGGCACATCCAGTTCAGGTAAGTTATACCCAACACGGCCTTCTTTCGTAATTTCAAAAATTAGTGGTTGATTATCCTTATGCATAAAGAGCCCCCATTTCTTGCACGAGTGCATCTATTTCTTCTTTTGTACGTTGTTCTGTAACAGCAATTAACACATGATTTTTAAGGTCTGCATTTACTCTACCTAGATCGAAACCACCGATAATTCCTTTTTCAAGAAGTACTTTGTTTGCATCTGCAACTGCACCGTTCACTTTTACGACGATTTCATTGAAATGAGCTCCTTGGAAAGGAACTTCAAATCCAGCTTTTTCAAACGCTTGTTTTGCATAATGTGTCTTCGTGATATTTTGAATCGCGATTTCTTTTACACCTTTTTTACCAAGTGCTGTCATTGCAACAGAAGCCGCTAGTGCGTTTAACGCTTGGTTCGAACAAATATTTGAAGTAGCTTTGTCACGACGAATATGTTGTTCACGAGCTTGTAAAGTTAATACAAATCCACGACGACCTTCTTCATCTGTTGTTTCACCAACTAGACGACCAGGAACTTTACGCATTAATTTAGAAGATACTGCAAAGAAACCACAGTGTGGACCACCAAATGCTTCAGAAATTCCAAATGGCTGAGCATCTCCAACTGTAATATCTGCTCCAAATTTACCAGGAGGTGTTAGTGCACCTAATGCAAGTGGGTTAGCAGAAACAACAAATAGCGCTTTTTGAGCATGCGTCAGTTGTTCTATTTTAGCTAAATCTTCAATTTGTCCAAAGAAGTTTGGATACTGTACTAAAACAGCAGCTGTTTCTTCATCTACTAATCCTTCTAAAATCGCTAAATCAGTTACTCCATCTTTCGTTGGAACAGTAACTACTTCCACGTTTTGACCTTTGGCATACATTTTAACAACGTCAATATATTCAGGATGAACAGCTTCCGAAACAACTAATTTTTTTCTGCGAGTATGACCTGCTGCTAAGTTACCTGCTTCTGCAAGTGCAGTCCCACCGTCATACATAGATGAGTTAGCAAGCTCCATTCCAGTTAATTCACAAATCATTGTTTGGAATTCAAATATAGCTTGTAGCTCCCCTTGTGAAATTTCTGGTTGATAAGGAGTATACGCCGTGTAAAATTCTGAACGAGAGATCACGTGATCAACGATGATTGGCTTAAAGTGATCATAAACTCCAGCACCTAAAAAGGAGGCGTATTGTTTGCTATCTGCATTTTTACTCGCAAGTGCAGATAATTCTTTTAATAATGCTGATTCCGCTTTAGCTGGATTAATATTATACTCACCTTTAAAACGTACTTTCTCCGGAATGTCTGCAAACAGTTCATCAATAGTGGAAATGCCAATTACATCTAACATTTCCTTTTGATCTTGTTCAGTCATTGGTAAATAACGATGCTTCATCAATGGACAACCTCTTTCTGCAAAATTATTTTTGTCGTTTATAAAATGGTGTTGCAACCGTAATAGCTTTTAATCGTTTATTTCTGATTTCAATTTCTATTTCTTTACCGATTTCAGCAAATTTTGCGTCAATTAACGCGAGACCAATATTTTTCTTCAATGTAGGAGATTGCGTTCCTGTTGTCACAAAACCGATTTGCTCTTCTCCTGCGAAGACTGGGTATCCAGTGCGTGGAATTCCTTTATCAATCATTTCAATTCCAATACTTCTTCTAGGTACTCCATTTTCTTTTTGGTCGGCTAAAACAGATTTACCGTTGAAATCCTGTTCTTTATTTAGTTTTACGACAAAGCCTAAACCTGCTTCTAATGGAGTTATATCTTTCGAAAGCTCTTGGCCATATAAAGGTAAGCATGCTTCAAAACGTAAAGTGTCGCGCGCTCCAAGGCCGCAGGGAAGAATTCCTTCTTCTTTACCTGTTTCTAGGATGCTGCTCCATAATTCCGTAACATCACTGCTTGCTGCGTAAATTTCAAATCCATCCTCACCTGTATAACCTGTTCGAGAAACTAGAACAGACTTACCTGCAATCTCGACTTGATCCGCAAAACGAAAGAATTTGATATCTTCAAGATTATGGGAAGTAAGCTTTTGTAAAATACGCTCGGCAAGAGGTCCTTGTATCGCAAGTAATCCGTATTCATTGGATTTATTTACTAACTCAACATCGCCCGATGCATTTTGTTGCATCCACTTAAAGTCTTTTTCTATATTACCTGCATTCACTACTAGTAAGTAATGATTCTCTTCTAATTTGTAAACTAGCAAATCATCTACAATTCCGCCATCTTGATAGCACATTGCAGTATATTGCGCCTGACCCTCTACTAATTTGGAGATATCATTTGTCATTAATTTTTGTAAAAATGCTTCACTTGCTGAACCTGTAACGATTATTTCTCCCATATGTGAGACATCAAACAATCCTGCTTTTGTTCTTACTGCTTCATGTTCTGCTTTAATACTAGAAAATTGCACAGGTAATTCCCAGCCACCAAAATCAATTGTTTTTCCTCCATAGGCTGCGTAGACATCAAATAAAGGTGTTCGTTTCAATTGCTCTGACAAAATATCTCCTCCTTCAATAATACACACATAAAAAAGCGAATGACCCCATGATGCTGCAACAAGGTTCGAAAGCTGTTCTTTCTAATCTGTCGCATAAAAAAAGACAGAGAAACCCCTTTGTAAAAATAGGGGTTCTCTGTCCTGGCACCTGAAAGTTTACCAAATATGGCTTTCCTCTTTGGTGGCTTTGCGTAAAATTAAACGAAAGCACTCTCCAGAGTTGCGTCCTATACGAGTTCTTTTGCCTGAGAGATTCATAAAATTCATTACTTGCTCCTTCGGCGACGCATCGAAGCGTTCTCTCCCCGTATATTCATCCGCTATCTGTATAATCACTAGCTTTGTCTATATCCTAACATTGAACCATAAAGTAAGCAATCTTTTTTGATAATTTAATTAAAACACGAACTAAATTAACTTAAATTTAAATTTCATTCGCCTTTTAACCGATTTACTTGATAACCAGCATACTCCGTCACTTGTCTAAGCGGACGGTATTCTGTATGAATAGTTATATGTGCCGCTTTTTTATAATTTCTTCTTCTGCTTTTGTATAATTGTTCTAATTCTTCACGGGTGCTTTGTAGTACGATTGGTCGATTTTTATTGCTTTTTATTCTCATCCAAATATCATCAAATGATGCATCCAAATACAAAACTAAACCTGTACTCCGCATAATTTGAATATTTTTCTCCTTCATGGCAA is part of the Psychrobacillus sp. FSL H8-0483 genome and encodes:
- a CDS encoding ATP-binding protein, translating into MHKHILFSHNEDFRHSHPNYEDYAIVSKRAINFLKERRLGNWQAIDIGESILQLDSNLLEMMENHLITYEVLASIFETKTQGKITSKSQLSIESKLEIVETFDNNLIFFPEYDVAMTLVFNYSGGNTWPEYHFFATSTETALAFLKEINEKMRQLLMQSVTYLVDTEHGVQRRKYGEQASVNREDVLLDESIKQDIFRSIDEFFKEEGHFFKEYGLPYKRGILLYGSPGNGKTTLVKSITGSTKAPVVYWQITEFTGSHSVQEVFGIVTRLAPAILVIEDIDSMPEYTRSVFLNTLDGAQSREGLFIIGTTNYPQKIDPALINRAGRFDRAYEIPSPSEKVRESYLHKLDIKQIFTDEQLVDMAKRTKGLSMSQLNELYMSVALNWHYDGKLAYEKRIEELLKQNKRSIKNEWDKDEHSIGF
- a CDS encoding DUF4181 domain-containing protein — translated: MFWVKIFLSCLILASIFILDRFVKKKYHLPKKLKYTKRFNSDQVIVEGVLLFIALVGILFASISELENGIYRPLNPIPLGIWLFLFMSVLYAYRGYMVKKHAKHSKEYYVHFAFAIWLPFAALILELLFKL
- the gcvPB gene encoding aminomethyl-transferring glycine dehydrogenase subunit GcvPB, with translation MHKDNQPLIFEITKEGRVGYNLPELDVPEVDLATLLPQGMLREEEAELPEVSELDIMRHYTALSNRNHGVDSGFYPLGSCTMKYNPKINESVARFPGFANIHPLQDESSVQGAMELMYELQQSLVEITGMDEVTLQPAAGAHGEWTALMMIRAFHEANGDTHRTKVIVPDSAHGTNPASATVAGFETITVKSDENGLVDLEDLRRVAGPDTAALMLTNPNTLGLFEESILELAEIIHGVGGKLYYDGANLNAVMSKARPGDMGFDCVHLNLHKTFTGPHGGGGPGSGPVGVKADLIPFLPSPVLVKEDDKYTFEYNRPQTIGRVKPFYGNFGINVRAYTYIRSMGPDGLKAVTEYAVLNANYMMRRLEAYYDLPYNRHCKHEFVLSGRRQKKLGVRTLDIAKRLLDFGYHPPTIYFPLNVEEGMMIEPTETESKETLDAFCDAMIQIAKEVEENPEIVQHAPHTTVINRLDETKAARKPVLRYTKA
- the gcvPA gene encoding aminomethyl-transferring glycine dehydrogenase subunit GcvPA; the protein is MKHRYLPMTEQDQKEMLDVIGISTIDELFADIPEKVRFKGEYNINPAKAESALLKELSALASKNADSKQYASFLGAGVYDHFKPIIVDHVISRSEFYTAYTPYQPEISQGELQAIFEFQTMICELTGMELANSSMYDGGTALAEAGNLAAGHTRRKKLVVSEAVHPEYIDVVKMYAKGQNVEVVTVPTKDGVTDLAILEGLVDEETAAVLVQYPNFFGQIEDLAKIEQLTHAQKALFVVSANPLALGALTPPGKFGADITVGDAQPFGISEAFGGPHCGFFAVSSKLMRKVPGRLVGETTDEEGRRGFVLTLQAREQHIRRDKATSNICSNQALNALAASVAMTALGKKGVKEIAIQNITKTHYAKQAFEKAGFEVPFQGAHFNEIVVKVNGAVADANKVLLEKGIIGGFDLGRVNADLKNHVLIAVTEQRTKEEIDALVQEMGALYA
- the gcvT gene encoding glycine cleavage system aminomethyltransferase GcvT; this translates as MSEQLKRTPLFDVYAAYGGKTIDFGGWELPVQFSSIKAEHEAVRTKAGLFDVSHMGEIIVTGSASEAFLQKLMTNDISKLVEGQAQYTAMCYQDGGIVDDLLVYKLEENHYLLVVNAGNIEKDFKWMQQNASGDVELVNKSNEYGLLAIQGPLAERILQKLTSHNLEDIKFFRFADQVEIAGKSVLVSRTGYTGEDGFEIYAASSDVTELWSSILETGKEEGILPCGLGARDTLRFEACLPLYGQELSKDITPLEAGLGFVVKLNKEQDFNGKSVLADQKENGVPRRSIGIEMIDKGIPRTGYPVFAGEEQIGFVTTGTQSPTLKKNIGLALIDAKFAEIGKEIEIEIRNKRLKAITVATPFYKRQK
- a CDS encoding shikimate kinase, with translation MYKVYLVGFMGSGKSSVGRRLSYLLKMPYYDMDKEIVKSQKKSISEIFEQDGEAYFRNIETEFLQNFRDEACIISTGGGVAMKEKNIQIMRSTGLVLYLDASFDDIWMRIKSNKNRPIVLQSTREELEQLYKSRRRNYKKAAHITIHTEYRPLRQVTEYAGYQVNRLKGE